One window of Triticum dicoccoides isolate Atlit2015 ecotype Zavitan chromosome 5A, WEW_v2.0, whole genome shotgun sequence genomic DNA carries:
- the LOC119297435 gene encoding serine carboxypeptidase 1-like isoform X1, with the protein MKSLSLYFLLLVSVAALPLHASASQEARLREFTSSRRGSVSSTDTFRVRNIADRVAGSLSAGSSVSDQSSMKAADKITALPGQPEGVDFDQYGGYVTVDEENGRALFYYLVESPSGASEKPLVLWLNGGPGCSSLGFGAMQELGPFRVAEDNKTLSRNINAWNNVANVIFLESPAGVGFSYSNTSSDYDLSGDERTADDAYVFLVKWLERFPEYKDRAFYISGESFAGHYVPELAATILLHNTYNNRTIVNLQGLKVGNPYLDEKRNIQGAIDFVWTHEVISDEVYANVTKNCDFGKWDGNVAGTACSGAWDAFDGGQIDYYDIYAPVCIHAPNGARYPSGYLPGYDPCSVYPTWAYLNDPAVQSAFHARTTKWSPCKNLHWKDAPMSMLPTVKWLIESKLPVWIYSGDFDSVCSLPATRYSIQDLGLPVTTPWRPWTAKEEVGGYVQQYAGGFTFLSVRGAGHLVPSFQPERALVMLSSFLNGMLPPYTQEQ; encoded by the exons ATGAAGAGCCTCTCATTGTACTTCTTGCTCCTCGTTTCTGTGGCGGCACTGCCACTGCACGCCAGTGCCTCGCAGGAGGCGCGGCTGAGAGAGTTCACCTCGTCCAGAAGAGGCAGTGTTAGCAGCACCGACACGTTTAGGGTGCGTAACATAGCGGACAGGGTTGCCGGCAGCCTGAGCGCAGGGAGCTCTGTCTCCGACCAGAGCTCCATGAAGGCCGCCGACAAGATCACGGCGCTGCCCGGGCAGCCGGAGGGCGTTGACTTCGACCAGTACGGCGGGTACGTGACCGTCGACGAGGAGAACGGCCGCGCGCTCTTCTACTACCTCGTCGAATCGCCCTCCGGTGCTTCCGAGAAGCCGCTCGTCCTGTGGCTCAACGGAG GGCCAGGATGCTCTTCCCTCGGCTTTGGAGCGATGCAGGAGCTCGGCCCCTTCCGCGTAGCCGAAGACAACAAAACGCTCAGCAGAAACATCAACGCCTGGAACAACG TGGCTAACGTGATCTTCCTCGAGTCGCCCGCTGGCGTCGGGTTCTCCTACTCGAACACGTCTTCGGACTATGACCTAAGCGGAGACGAGAGAACCGCCGACGACGCGTACGTCTTCCTGGTGAAATGGCTGGAGAGGTTCCCGGAGTACAAGGACCGCGCCTTTTACATCTCTGGCGAGAGCTTCGCCGGCCACTATGTGCCAGAGCTCGCCGCCACCATCCTGCTCCACAACACATACAACAACAGAACCATAGTAAACCTACAAG GATTGAAGGTCGGGAACCCGTATCTGGACGAGAAGAGGAACATCCAGGGGGCCATCGACTTCGTCTGGACCCATGAGGTGATATCCGACGAGGTGTACGCCAATGTCACCAAGAACTGCGACTTCGGAAAGTGGGACGGGAATGTCGCCGGCACGGCGTGCAGTGGCGCCTGGGACGCGTTCGACGGAGGTCAGATCGACTACTACGACATATACGCTCCGGTTTGCATCCACGCGCCCAACGGAGCACGTTACCCCAGCGGCTAC ctgcctggGTATGATCCGTGCAGTGTTTACCCTACCTGGGCGTATCTCAATGATCCGGCGGTGCAGAGCGCTTTCCACGCTAGAACGACGAAGTGGTCACCCTGCAA AAACCTGCACTGGAAAGATGCGCCAATGTCCATGCTGCCAACCGTGAAATGGCTGATCGAAAGCAAGCTTCCGGTTTGGA TCTACAGTGGTGATTTTGATTCCGTGTGCTCGCTACCGGCGACGAGGTACTCCATCCAAGACCTTGGTCTCCCTGTGACCACTCCATGGCGTCCATGGACAGCAAAGGAGGAG GTGGGAGGCTATGTCCAGCAATACGCCGGGGGATTCACGTTCCTATCTGTGAGAGGAGCTGGCCATCTGGTTCCATCCTTCCAGCCAGAGAGGGCATTGGTGATGTTGAGCTCCTTCCTGAATGGGATGCTCCCACCTTACACACAAGAGCAGTGA
- the LOC119297435 gene encoding serine carboxypeptidase 1-like isoform X2 — MQELGPFRVAEDNKTLSRNINAWNNVANVIFLESPAGVGFSYSNTSSDYDLSGDERTADDAYVFLVKWLERFPEYKDRAFYISGESFAGHYVPELAATILLHNTYNNRTIVNLQGLKVGNPYLDEKRNIQGAIDFVWTHEVISDEVYANVTKNCDFGKWDGNVAGTACSGAWDAFDGGQIDYYDIYAPVCIHAPNGARYPSGYLPGYDPCSVYPTWAYLNDPAVQSAFHARTTKWSPCKNLHWKDAPMSMLPTVKWLIESKLPVWIYSGDFDSVCSLPATRYSIQDLGLPVTTPWRPWTAKEEVGGYVQQYAGGFTFLSVRGAGHLVPSFQPERALVMLSSFLNGMLPPYTQEQ, encoded by the exons ATGCAGGAGCTCGGCCCCTTCCGCGTAGCCGAAGACAACAAAACGCTCAGCAGAAACATCAACGCCTGGAACAACG TGGCTAACGTGATCTTCCTCGAGTCGCCCGCTGGCGTCGGGTTCTCCTACTCGAACACGTCTTCGGACTATGACCTAAGCGGAGACGAGAGAACCGCCGACGACGCGTACGTCTTCCTGGTGAAATGGCTGGAGAGGTTCCCGGAGTACAAGGACCGCGCCTTTTACATCTCTGGCGAGAGCTTCGCCGGCCACTATGTGCCAGAGCTCGCCGCCACCATCCTGCTCCACAACACATACAACAACAGAACCATAGTAAACCTACAAG GATTGAAGGTCGGGAACCCGTATCTGGACGAGAAGAGGAACATCCAGGGGGCCATCGACTTCGTCTGGACCCATGAGGTGATATCCGACGAGGTGTACGCCAATGTCACCAAGAACTGCGACTTCGGAAAGTGGGACGGGAATGTCGCCGGCACGGCGTGCAGTGGCGCCTGGGACGCGTTCGACGGAGGTCAGATCGACTACTACGACATATACGCTCCGGTTTGCATCCACGCGCCCAACGGAGCACGTTACCCCAGCGGCTAC ctgcctggGTATGATCCGTGCAGTGTTTACCCTACCTGGGCGTATCTCAATGATCCGGCGGTGCAGAGCGCTTTCCACGCTAGAACGACGAAGTGGTCACCCTGCAA AAACCTGCACTGGAAAGATGCGCCAATGTCCATGCTGCCAACCGTGAAATGGCTGATCGAAAGCAAGCTTCCGGTTTGGA TCTACAGTGGTGATTTTGATTCCGTGTGCTCGCTACCGGCGACGAGGTACTCCATCCAAGACCTTGGTCTCCCTGTGACCACTCCATGGCGTCCATGGACAGCAAAGGAGGAG GTGGGAGGCTATGTCCAGCAATACGCCGGGGGATTCACGTTCCTATCTGTGAGAGGAGCTGGCCATCTGGTTCCATCCTTCCAGCCAGAGAGGGCATTGGTGATGTTGAGCTCCTTCCTGAATGGGATGCTCCCACCTTACACACAAGAGCAGTGA